The following proteins are co-located in the Vigna unguiculata cultivar IT97K-499-35 chromosome 9, ASM411807v1, whole genome shotgun sequence genome:
- the LOC114163224 gene encoding reticulon-like protein B21, whose translation MTHWSTDSQVEKGDKLMEVGKRRVGARGSVVAGSVWESRMKSDEVRGGIKVFNAEENPEENGGGARLKRSPIGCGKRKTWKSESSEGSDNKIPIQVARGKTETLKSSEELNISSSDGIKKSPTQTRKIASFANKLERSPVYPKKKRSETQKSSESDEGHERSPAQLRKSKSDPIKKSASPGVSSIQLRNTKSELDLVADEPTDEKIEVENEKNDADDNSCMDLDDVCQEKVISNSSANAVQCSTELSVQVGDDSDEVAVDEADEGDEEGEEIEIEMEERIDVKEISIAETMVVREPESDEVAGKEQDKKVIVNEPEKKVVLNESEPKKIMKEPEPKKILNEPEPKRIVSAHMRFHHKNERKPVSVPHSLKQSPTIRRNSTIHRNFAQANSIPKAEEHRSFPQTQSKLQSIVDLIMWRDVSRSAFVFGFGTFIIVSSSYAKDINLSLISVTSYISLVYLAVIFLYRSLIFRGFIEVEDTNYVLGEEDAIWMLKLILPYLNEFLSKIKGLFSGDPGTTIKLAVLLFVLARCGSYITIWKMIKLGFFGVFTVPKICTSYSAQLTAYGNFWIRRFRDAWDSCTHKKAVALGIFGLVWNLSSVVARIWAVFVLFVAFRYYQQHYLVRDEFGEDETGCDETWEEPVGARHKQGHATNNLSDTNKLKKVF comes from the exons ATGACCCATTGGAGTACTGATAGCCAGgtagaaaaaggagataaattGATGGAAGTTGGCAAAAGGAGGGTAGGGGCTAGAGGGAGTGTGGTTGCAGGGTCAGTGTGGGAGAGCAGAATGAAGAGTGATGAAGTGAGAGGTGGGATCAAGGTGTTTAACGCAGAGGAAAATCCTGAAGAAAATGGTGGCGGTGCCAGATTGAAAAGAAGCCCAATTGGGTGTGGAAAGAGGAAAACTTGGAAATCTGAGAGCTCTGAGGGGTCAGATAATAAGATCCCAATTCAGGTGGCAAGAGGGAAGACAGAGACCCTGAAGAGTTCCGAGGAGCTGAACATTTCTTCCTCTGATGGAATAAAGAAGAGTCCAACACAGACCAGAAAGATTGCTTCTTTTGCGAATAAACTTGAGAGAAGTCCAGTTTATCCCAAAAAGAAGAGATCTGAGACACAGAAGAGTAGTGAATCAGACGAGGGGCATGAGAGGAGTCCGGCACAATTGAGGAAGAGCAAGTCAGATCCAATAAAGAAGAGTGCTTCTCCTGGTGTCAGCTCAATTCAATTGAGGAACACGAAATCCGAATTGGATTTAGTTGCTGATGAACCAACCGATGAAAAGATTGAGGTTGAGAATGAGAAGAATGACGCTGACGATAATAGTTGCATGGATTTGGATGATGTGTGCCAAGAGAAGGTCATATCTAACAGCTCAGCGAATGCGGTTCAATGTTCAACAGAATTGTCGGTTCAGGTTGGTGATGATTCAGATGAAGTTGCAGTTGATGAAGCAGATGAAGGAGATGAAGAAGGGGAAGAAATTGAGATTGAGATGGAGGAGAGAATTGATGTGAAGGAAATTAGTATTGCAGAAACTATGGTTGTCAGAGAGCCAGAAAGTGATGAGGTTGCTGGGAAAGAACAGGACAAAAAGGTTATTGTGAATGAACCGGAAAAGAAGGTGGTTCTGAATGAATCAGAACCAAAGAAGATTATGAAGGAACCAGAACCTAAGAAGATTCTAAATGAACCAGAACCTAAGAGGATTGTGAGTGCCCACATGCGATTTCAtcacaaaaatgaaagaaagcCAGTTTCTGTTCCTCATAGTCTGAAGCAATCTCCTACAATCAGAAGGAATTCCACAATTCACCGGAATTTCGCCCAAGCTAATTCAA TTCCAAAGGCGGAAGAACACCGCAGCTTTCCACAAACCCAAAGCAAATTGCAGAGTATAG TGGATTTAATCATGTGGAGAGACGTTTCAAGATCAGCATTTGTTTTTGGATTTGGGACATTCATCATAGTCTCATCTTCTTATGCAAAGGATATCAATCTGAG TCTTATTTCAGTGACTTCCTATATAAGTCTTGTTTATCTGGCTGTCATCTTCCTATATAGATCCCTAATATTCAG GGGTTTCATAGAAGTTGAGGACACAAATTATGTATTGGGAGAAGAAGATGCAATTTGGATGCTGAAATTGATCCTTCCTTACTTAAACGAGTTTCTGTCAAAAATCAAAGGCCTGTTTTCTGGAGATCCAGGCACCACCATAAAG TTGGCTGTTTTGCTCTTTGTTTTAGCGAGATGTGGCAGCTACATAACCATTTGGAAGATGATCAAATTGG GCTTCTTCGGAGTTTTTACTGTACCAAAGATCTGCACTTCTTATTCTGCACAGTTAACTGCATATG GAAATTTTTGGATTCGGCGATTCCGAGATGCTTGGGATTCATGCACACACAAAAAAGCAGTGGCTCTTGGCATCTTTGGGCTTGTCTGGAATTTATCGTCAGTTGTTGCTCGCATTTGGGCAG TGTTCGTGTTATTTGTGGCCTTTAGATATTATCAACAGCATTATTTGGTGAGAGATGAGTTTGGGGAAGATGAAACAGGATGTGATGAAACATGGGAAGAACCTGTTGGAGCGAGACACAAACAAGGACATGCAACCAACAACCTTAGTGACACCAATAAACTAAAGAAAGTGTTCTGA